One stretch of Chryseobacterium indologenes DNA includes these proteins:
- the mfd gene encoding transcription-repair coupling factor, whose translation MQLKSINEKFLPDLMQKEFAKEIFTQLENSQHITVKGSAGSSVSVFVAELFLVQKKNILYLVDDKEDSLYASTEMEDLLGKEKVLYFPATHLEPYQVEKTQNANLVLRTEVLNKINSGKSPKVIVAYAGALSEKVLKKEDFKAISHHIKVGDQLDFDFVDELLNHYHFQQTDFVSEPGEFSVRGGIVDVFSYSYEKPYRITFFGNEVESIKTFDIETQLSVDKVKDFQLVSNMNFSVTGSRVSLLQLLPKESYVISKNGMVGIQKIKTFYEKSLEKYETLSKDIAHRTPQELFISDQEFLFDYKKFKTIDFGNISIEGLKEIAEIKMEQLPQPSFHKNFELLIEDMEEKQKEGFDTWISFSTEKQKERLESIFEELEHELPFKSFKSELHEGFVDNGHKLLVYTDHQIFDRYQRYKAKNTFAKSEQLTLKDLMSLKIGDYIAHIDHGIGKFMGLVKVNNDGKIQECFKLTYKNGDLLYVSIHSLHKISKYNGPDGREIVLSKLGSPTWKSLKQKTKAKVKQIAFDLIKLYAQRKSAKGFAYTPDSYLQNELEASFIYEDTPDQEKATVDVKRDMEADTVMDRLVCGDVGFGKTEVAIRAAFKAATDGKQVAVLVPTTILAFQHYRSFKERLKDFPVNVSYVNRFRTAKQKSETLDDLKNGKVDIIIGTHQLVSSSVKFKDLGLLIIDEEHKFGVSVKDKLKTLKNNVDTLTLTATPIPRTLQFSLMAARDLSVIKTPPPNRQPVDTQLVGFNEEILRDAISYEIQRDGQVYFINNRIENLKDIAGLIQRLVPDARVITGHGQMDGKQLEKNVLDFMEGKYDVLVSTTIVESGVDVPNANTIFINDAQRFGMADLHQMRGRVGRSNRKAFCYLITPPYDMMTSDARKRLEAIEQFSDLGSGFQIAMKDLEIRGAGDLLGAEQSGFINEMGFETYQKLMQEALEELKDDADFENLFENEEDRQKLFKSVKDVNIDTDLELMLPDFYISNTEERLLLYQKIAEINNEADLHQFELELIDRFGALPKEAVNLLKSVALKWLAADIGFEKIVMKNGVFLGYFPGNPQDKFYQTDRFRHIINYLTRNPAEAQLKEKSGKEGNQLMMRKEKVKNVDEVNILLKAIIEHN comes from the coding sequence ATGCAGTTAAAATCCATCAATGAAAAGTTTCTTCCGGATCTGATGCAAAAAGAATTCGCGAAAGAAATTTTTACCCAGTTAGAAAATAGTCAGCATATTACCGTGAAGGGAAGTGCAGGGTCTTCAGTTTCTGTTTTTGTGGCTGAACTTTTTTTGGTTCAGAAAAAAAATATCCTTTATCTGGTAGATGATAAGGAGGATTCATTGTATGCAAGTACTGAAATGGAAGATTTACTTGGAAAAGAAAAGGTATTGTATTTTCCAGCCACTCATCTTGAACCCTATCAGGTAGAAAAAACACAGAATGCTAATCTTGTATTAAGAACCGAAGTGCTGAATAAAATTAATTCCGGGAAATCTCCAAAAGTAATTGTAGCCTATGCTGGAGCCTTATCTGAGAAGGTACTCAAGAAAGAGGATTTCAAAGCTATTTCCCATCATATAAAAGTAGGAGATCAGCTGGATTTTGATTTTGTAGATGAATTGTTAAATCATTATCATTTTCAGCAGACAGATTTTGTTTCAGAACCTGGAGAGTTTTCTGTAAGAGGAGGAATTGTGGATGTATTTTCTTATTCCTATGAAAAGCCATACAGGATCACATTCTTTGGTAATGAGGTCGAAAGCATTAAAACATTTGATATAGAAACTCAGCTGTCTGTAGATAAAGTGAAAGATTTTCAGCTGGTATCCAATATGAATTTTTCGGTAACGGGAAGCAGGGTTTCACTACTGCAGCTATTGCCTAAGGAAAGTTATGTGATTTCTAAAAATGGAATGGTAGGGATACAGAAAATTAAAACATTCTATGAAAAATCCCTTGAAAAATATGAAACGTTAAGTAAAGATATTGCCCATAGAACCCCACAGGAGCTTTTTATTTCTGACCAGGAGTTTTTATTTGATTATAAAAAATTCAAAACAATTGATTTCGGAAATATTAGTATTGAAGGATTGAAGGAAATTGCTGAAATAAAAATGGAGCAGCTTCCACAGCCTTCTTTCCATAAAAACTTTGAGCTTCTGATTGAAGATATGGAAGAAAAGCAAAAAGAAGGATTTGATACCTGGATTTCCTTTTCAACAGAAAAGCAAAAAGAAAGACTGGAATCTATCTTTGAAGAGCTGGAGCATGAACTTCCTTTTAAAAGCTTTAAATCTGAACTGCATGAAGGGTTTGTAGACAATGGACATAAACTGCTGGTATATACCGATCATCAGATCTTTGATCGTTATCAGAGATATAAGGCTAAAAATACCTTTGCAAAATCAGAGCAGCTAACTCTGAAAGACTTAATGTCTTTAAAGATTGGAGATTATATTGCCCATATTGATCACGGAATCGGGAAGTTCATGGGATTGGTGAAAGTGAATAATGATGGAAAAATTCAGGAATGCTTTAAACTGACTTATAAAAACGGGGATTTATTGTATGTGAGTATTCATTCATTACACAAAATTTCAAAATATAACGGACCTGATGGGAGGGAGATTGTCTTAAGTAAGCTAGGTTCTCCAACCTGGAAATCGCTAAAACAAAAAACGAAAGCTAAGGTAAAGCAAATTGCATTTGATCTTATTAAATTATACGCTCAACGAAAGTCTGCAAAAGGATTTGCTTATACTCCGGATTCTTACCTGCAAAATGAGCTGGAAGCAAGCTTTATTTATGAAGATACTCCGGATCAGGAGAAAGCAACTGTAGATGTGAAAAGAGATATGGAAGCAGATACGGTGATGGATCGACTGGTGTGTGGTGATGTAGGTTTCGGTAAAACGGAAGTCGCTATCCGTGCCGCATTCAAAGCTGCTACCGATGGAAAACAGGTGGCGGTATTGGTTCCTACTACGATTTTGGCATTTCAGCATTACAGAAGTTTTAAAGAAAGGCTTAAGGATTTTCCGGTAAATGTTTCTTATGTGAACCGATTCAGGACTGCCAAGCAGAAGTCTGAAACGTTGGATGATCTGAAGAATGGTAAAGTAGATATTATCATCGGAACCCATCAATTGGTCAGCAGTTCTGTTAAATTTAAAGATCTTGGATTATTGATTATTGATGAAGAGCACAAGTTCGGGGTTTCTGTAAAAGATAAACTGAAAACACTGAAAAATAATGTGGATACCCTTACATTGACGGCAACACCAATTCCAAGAACATTGCAGTTCTCTTTGATGGCAGCAAGAGATTTATCTGTAATCAAAACACCTCCACCCAACCGACAGCCGGTAGATACACAATTGGTAGGATTTAATGAAGAGATCCTTCGGGATGCCATTTCTTATGAGATCCAAAGAGATGGGCAGGTGTATTTCATCAATAACAGAATTGAAAACCTTAAAGATATTGCGGGACTTATCCAGCGCCTTGTTCCCGATGCGAGAGTGATCACAGGACATGGGCAGATGGATGGTAAACAGCTGGAGAAGAACGTCCTTGATTTTATGGAAGGGAAATATGATGTACTTGTTTCTACCACTATTGTTGAAAGTGGAGTAGATGTTCCGAATGCAAATACAATCTTTATTAATGATGCTCAAAGATTTGGGATGGCAGATCTTCACCAGATGAGAGGACGGGTAGGACGAAGCAATAGAAAAGCTTTCTGTTATCTGATTACCCCGCCGTATGATATGATGACTTCAGATGCAAGAAAACGTCTGGAGGCTATTGAACAGTTCTCTGATCTTGGAAGTGGTTTCCAAATTGCGATGAAAGATCTTGAGATTCGTGGTGCCGGAGATTTATTAGGGGCTGAGCAGAGTGGTTTCATCAATGAGATGGGGTTTGAAACTTATCAGAAATTAATGCAGGAGGCGCTTGAGGAATTAAAAGATGATGCTGATTTTGAGAATTTGTTTGAAAACGAAGAAGACAGGCAGAAGCTTTTTAAATCTGTAAAAGATGTTAATATTGATACAGATCTGGAACTCATGTTACCGGACTTTTATATTTCCAATACGGAAGAAAGATTATTGTTGTATCAAAAGATTGCAGAAATCAACAATGAAGCGGATCTTCATCAGTTTGAACTTGAATTGATTGATCGTTTCGGAGCTTTGCCGAAAGAAGCCGTGAATCTGTTGAAGAGCGTTGCTCTGAAATGGCTTGCTGCGGATATTGGTTTTGAGAAAATTGTTATGAAAAATGGCGTGTTTCTGGGGTATTTTCCTGGAAATCCTCAGGATAAATTTTATCAGACAGATAGATTCAGGCATATTATTAATTATTTGACAAGAAATCCTGCTGAAGCACAGCTTAAGGAGAAATCCGGAAAAGAAGGAAATCAGTTGATGATGAGGAAAGAAAAAGTGAAGAATGTAGATGAGGTTAATATTTTGTTGAAAGCTATCATTGAGCATAATTAA
- the pth gene encoding aminoacyl-tRNA hydrolase, producing MKYLIVGLGNKGSEYENTRHNIGFKVAEKIAEKLEVSFNTANFGWMAEGKYKGRKVFVLKPDTYMNLSGNAVRYWMQKENIPLENVLIVTDDLALPFGTLRMKGKGSDAGHNGLKNINEVLQTQNYARLRFGISADFAAGRQVDYVLGTWNEEETEKLAERIETFSKASLSFVFAGINNTMSGFNGK from the coding sequence ATGAAATATTTAATCGTTGGGCTGGGAAACAAAGGCTCAGAATATGAAAATACACGACACAATATAGGCTTTAAAGTCGCTGAAAAAATAGCTGAAAAGCTTGAAGTATCATTTAACACTGCTAATTTCGGCTGGATGGCAGAGGGAAAGTATAAAGGCAGAAAGGTTTTTGTGCTTAAACCGGATACTTATATGAATTTATCCGGTAATGCTGTGAGATACTGGATGCAGAAAGAAAACATTCCTTTGGAGAATGTTCTGATTGTAACAGATGACCTTGCTTTGCCCTTTGGAACTCTTAGAATGAAAGGTAAAGGTTCTGATGCCGGTCATAATGGCCTTAAAAATATTAATGAAGTGTTGCAGACTCAGAACTATGCAAGGCTTCGTTTTGGGATTTCGGCAGATTTTGCCGCAGGGCGCCAAGTTGATTATGTGCTGGGAACATGGAATGAAGAAGAAACTGAAAAGCTTGCAGAAAGAATAGAAACTTTTTCAAAAGCCAGCCTTTCCTTCGTTTTTGCGGGAATCAATAATACTATGTCCGGATTTAACGGTAAGTGA
- a CDS encoding carbonic anhydrase, whose translation MKAHTYETQSTITPEKALEFLKEGNQRFVNNLKANRDLLEQVNATREGQWPFAVVLSCIDSRTSAELIFDQGLGDVFSIRIAGNFVNQDILGSMEFGCNVAGSKLIVVLGHTKCGALKGGLDAAQIEGMGMDNLNHLINHFNPIINEVIEENEERSSKNSSLLERLNHQNVKSAIEDIRKQSSTLKRLEEEGKIKIVGANYDVETGAVSWL comes from the coding sequence ATGAAAGCACATACATACGAAACTCAGTCTACCATTACTCCTGAAAAAGCATTAGAATTTTTAAAGGAAGGAAACCAAAGATTCGTTAATAACCTTAAAGCTAACAGAGATCTTCTGGAGCAGGTAAATGCGACCCGTGAAGGACAGTGGCCTTTTGCAGTAGTACTAAGCTGTATAGACAGCCGTACTTCCGCAGAATTAATTTTCGATCAAGGGCTTGGAGACGTTTTCAGTATCAGAATTGCTGGTAATTTTGTAAATCAGGACATTCTTGGTTCTATGGAATTTGGCTGTAACGTTGCAGGTTCTAAACTGATCGTAGTCTTAGGACATACTAAATGCGGAGCTCTAAAAGGAGGTCTTGATGCAGCACAAATTGAAGGAATGGGAATGGACAACCTGAACCACCTTATCAATCATTTCAACCCAATTATCAATGAAGTAATTGAAGAAAATGAGGAACGCTCATCAAAAAACAGCTCACTATTAGAAAGACTTAATCATCAGAATGTAAAAAGCGCTATCGAAGACATCCGCAAGCAAAGCTCAACGTTGAAAAGACTTGAAGAAGAAGGCAAAATCAAGATTGTTGGAGCAAACTATGATGTTGAGACTGGAGCAGTAAGCTGGTTATAA
- a CDS encoding SulP family inorganic anion transporter — protein sequence MKKTSFLGGIKENFPSGLVVFLVALPLCLGIALASGAPPLSGVIAGIVGGLVVGFLSNSNISVSGPAAGLTAIVLTAITDLGAFELFLCAGIIAGLIQLVLGFVRAGSISNYFPNNVIEGMLAAIGIIIILKQIPHALGFDKDYEGNQSLFSNGLNLNYFTELFGAIHLGAIIVTGVSVGILIAWDKFPALKRMKMLPGALVAVVVGILLNELFKLSGSALAIGTEHLVSLPVPQSLDDFKNLITMPDFGGFTNPKVWIVGATIAIVASIETLLCIEASDRLDKQRRITDTNLELKAQGIGNLVSSFIGGLPMTSVVVRSSANANAGATSKASAMIHGVLLLVCVLTIPFILNLIPLATLAAVLILVGYKLAKPATFKHFWHLGKFQFVPFVATVIAVVATDLLKGVGIGLAISVFYILQGNMKRAYYLSREKLDDADGIKIKLAEEVSFLNKAAIKKTLKNIKSNSTVIIDAKETSYIATDVLEMIQDFANIRAKEEDINVELLGFKTSYKDYERSEDSHILITHKRAM from the coding sequence ATGAAAAAAACATCATTTTTAGGAGGAATCAAGGAGAATTTCCCTTCCGGGCTCGTTGTATTCTTAGTAGCACTTCCATTGTGCTTAGGGATCGCTTTAGCATCTGGGGCACCACCATTATCTGGAGTTATTGCTGGAATTGTAGGGGGTCTTGTAGTAGGATTTCTTAGTAATTCAAATATATCGGTTTCAGGTCCTGCTGCAGGTCTTACCGCTATTGTACTTACTGCAATTACCGACCTTGGAGCATTTGAGCTTTTCTTATGCGCCGGGATTATTGCCGGTCTGATTCAGTTGGTCTTAGGCTTTGTAAGAGCTGGTAGTATTTCCAATTATTTTCCCAATAACGTTATTGAAGGAATGCTTGCAGCCATCGGTATCATTATTATTTTAAAACAAATTCCTCACGCATTGGGATTTGACAAGGATTATGAAGGAAATCAATCATTATTCAGCAACGGTCTGAATCTTAATTATTTTACAGAACTCTTTGGAGCTATCCACCTTGGAGCTATTATCGTTACAGGAGTATCTGTAGGGATACTTATTGCATGGGATAAATTCCCAGCCCTTAAAAGAATGAAAATGCTGCCGGGAGCACTGGTAGCAGTAGTTGTGGGAATATTATTAAATGAACTCTTCAAGCTATCAGGGAGTGCATTGGCAATTGGTACAGAACATTTAGTATCATTACCTGTTCCGCAATCATTGGATGATTTTAAGAACCTGATTACCATGCCGGATTTCGGAGGTTTTACCAATCCTAAAGTATGGATCGTAGGAGCAACTATTGCCATTGTAGCTTCTATTGAAACCTTGCTTTGTATTGAAGCTTCGGATAGATTAGATAAGCAAAGAAGAATTACAGATACCAATCTTGAACTTAAAGCACAGGGAATAGGAAACCTTGTAAGTTCATTTATCGGTGGACTTCCCATGACCTCTGTAGTGGTAAGAAGTTCCGCCAACGCTAATGCAGGAGCTACTTCCAAGGCATCAGCTATGATACACGGTGTTCTTTTGCTGGTGTGTGTATTAACCATACCATTCATTCTGAACCTGATTCCATTGGCAACCTTAGCAGCTGTATTGATACTTGTAGGATATAAATTAGCTAAACCAGCTACTTTCAAACATTTCTGGCATCTTGGTAAATTCCAGTTTGTACCATTTGTAGCAACCGTTATAGCAGTGGTAGCTACTGACCTGCTAAAAGGGGTTGGAATTGGTCTTGCCATCTCTGTGTTCTATATTCTTCAGGGAAACATGAAAAGAGCTTATTATCTAAGCAGAGAGAAGTTGGATGATGCAGATGGGATCAAAATTAAACTGGCTGAAGAGGTATCTTTTTTAAATAAAGCAGCCATCAAAAAAACATTAAAAAACATCAAATCTAACTCTACGGTAATCATTGATGCGAAAGAAACTTCATACATTGCAACCGATGTATTGGAAATGATCCAGGATTTTGCCAATATCCGGGCAAAAGAAGAGGACATCAATGTAGAACTTTTAGGCTTTAAAACATCATACAAAGATTATGAAAGAAGCGAAGACTCTCATATCCTGATTACCCACAAAAGAGCGATGTAA
- a CDS encoding carbonic anhydrase, translating into MSQSYEVIFENNKKWVESKVSADPNFFHELAKTQHPDYLYIGCSDSRATAEELMGAKPGEVFVHRNIANVVNTLDMSSTAVIQYAVEHLKVKHIIVCGHYNCGGVKAAMTPQDLGLLNPWLRNIRDVYRLHQAELDSIEDEDKRYDRLVELNVQEQCINVIKMACVQERYILEEYPIVHGWVFDLRTGKIIDLEIDFEKILKDIQKIYNLTSSDWIMSRKTK; encoded by the coding sequence ATGTCACAATCGTACGAAGTTATTTTTGAGAACAATAAGAAATGGGTAGAATCTAAAGTTTCGGCAGATCCAAATTTCTTCCATGAGCTGGCAAAAACTCAACATCCGGACTACCTTTATATAGGATGTTCAGACAGTAGAGCGACAGCAGAAGAACTGATGGGTGCGAAACCTGGAGAAGTTTTTGTTCACAGAAACATAGCTAATGTTGTGAATACTTTAGATATGAGTTCCACAGCGGTCATCCAGTATGCTGTAGAACATCTGAAAGTAAAACATATTATCGTATGTGGACATTACAACTGCGGTGGTGTAAAAGCAGCGATGACTCCTCAGGATTTAGGATTATTGAATCCATGGCTGAGAAATATCAGAGATGTTTACAGATTGCATCAGGCAGAACTTGATTCTATCGAAGATGAAGATAAGCGTTATGACAGATTGGTTGAACTGAATGTTCAAGAACAATGTATCAACGTAATTAAAATGGCCTGCGTACAGGAAAGGTATATTTTAGAAGAATATCCTATTGTACATGGCTGGGTATTTGACCTTAGAACAGGTAAAATCATTGATCTTGAGATTGATTTTGAGAAAATCTTAAAAGACATCCAAAAGATCTACAACCTTACCAGCTCTGATTGGATAATGAGCAGAAAGACTAAATAG
- a CDS encoding helix-turn-helix domain-containing protein: MADFDLEILYWAGVFIAFFSSFLILGKPKKKIQDFLLATWFLIIGVHLIFFILFRSVGYLKYPHLIGFELLLPFIHGPMLYLYIVAVTGRKLGKKFWILNGIPILVIFLILFQFLMLPPQDRVMIYQNNGKGYEGLSNIIKVLMNFSGVFYVGLSLLAIRRYKQKISDQYSNTEKINLNWSYYLITGIALIWIAVISRNDILIFSMVVLFILVAAYFGISRVGILDLSVDTIETDEKEGENELVKYQKNSPGDDVIQGIYEKLVEQMTIEKLYKDPELSLNHVAQLLDVHPNILSQTINSIENKNFYDYINRQRIEEFKRIASLPANQKYTILSLAFESGFNSKTSFNRNFKKYMNCSPREFLKTQNLIIEE, encoded by the coding sequence ATGGCGGATTTTGATCTGGAAATATTATATTGGGCAGGAGTTTTTATTGCCTTTTTTTCATCTTTTCTGATATTGGGAAAGCCGAAAAAGAAAATACAGGATTTTCTTTTGGCAACCTGGTTTTTGATAATCGGGGTTCATCTTATTTTTTTTATATTATTCCGTTCAGTAGGTTATTTGAAATACCCTCATCTCATAGGATTCGAACTGCTTTTGCCTTTCATTCATGGGCCTATGCTGTATTTATATATTGTAGCTGTTACAGGAAGAAAGCTGGGTAAGAAGTTCTGGATTTTGAATGGAATTCCTATTCTGGTAATCTTCCTGATTTTGTTCCAGTTTTTGATGTTACCTCCTCAGGATAGAGTAATGATTTATCAGAACAATGGAAAAGGGTATGAAGGATTGAGCAATATTATTAAAGTTTTAATGAATTTTTCAGGAGTATTTTATGTGGGTCTTAGCCTTCTTGCTATTAGAAGATACAAACAGAAAATTTCTGATCAATATTCTAATACTGAAAAAATTAACCTGAACTGGTCATACTATCTGATTACTGGGATTGCGTTGATATGGATTGCTGTTATCAGTAGAAATGATATTCTTATTTTCTCAATGGTTGTTCTGTTTATTTTAGTTGCCGCTTATTTTGGGATTAGTCGGGTAGGGATTTTGGATTTGTCCGTTGATACTATCGAAACAGATGAAAAAGAGGGTGAAAATGAGTTGGTAAAGTATCAGAAAAACTCTCCTGGAGATGATGTTATACAGGGTATTTATGAAAAGCTGGTAGAGCAGATGACGATTGAAAAGCTATATAAAGATCCTGAGCTTAGCCTGAACCATGTTGCACAATTGCTGGATGTTCATCCCAATATATTATCTCAGACCATTAATTCGATAGAGAATAAGAACTTTTATGATTATATCAACCGGCAGAGGATTGAAGAATTTAAAAGAATAGCAAGTCTTCCTGCAAATCAAAAATACACGATTTTATCATTAGCTTTTGAAAGTGGTTTCAATTCCAAAACATCTTTCAACAGGAATTTTAAAAAATATATGAACTGCTCTCCCAGAGAATTCTTAAAAACCCAAAATCTTATTATAGAAGAGTAA
- a CDS encoding DUF2306 domain-containing protein gives MKKFLFIIIVFFALIIGMYPLIYFFVEHKHTFLGSKSPKILQSHLWKFAFFAHIIFGGISLFIGWRQFGSQFRNKHLKIHRIIGKSYVVSVLISSVSAIYMGIHANGGIVACVGFVCLGLIWLSTTLMSVVYISKGDVTKHQQLMIYSYACTFAAVTLRIWLPVLENITYDPDNSYRAVAWLSWMPNLWVAYIINKKNLVRN, from the coding sequence ATGAAGAAATTCTTATTTATCATCATCGTCTTTTTTGCACTAATTATCGGAATGTATCCTTTGATTTATTTTTTTGTAGAGCATAAACATACCTTTTTAGGTTCAAAATCCCCGAAAATTCTTCAAAGCCACCTCTGGAAATTCGCATTTTTCGCCCATATTATTTTTGGAGGAATCTCCCTCTTTATTGGTTGGCGTCAGTTTGGAAGTCAATTTCGAAATAAGCACCTGAAAATTCATAGAATAATTGGGAAATCTTACGTTGTTTCTGTATTGATAAGTTCTGTTTCTGCTATTTACATGGGAATTCATGCCAATGGAGGGATTGTAGCATGTGTTGGATTTGTTTGTTTAGGACTTATTTGGTTGAGTACAACTTTGATGTCTGTTGTATATATCAGCAAAGGGGATGTTACAAAACATCAACAATTGATGATTTACAGTTATGCCTGCACCTTTGCTGCTGTAACATTGAGAATCTGGCTTCCTGTCTTAGAGAATATTACCTATGATCCAGACAATTCCTACCGTGCCGTAGCTTGGCTATCTTGGATGCCTAATCTTTGGGTTGCATATATTATTAATAAAAAGAATCTTGTGAGAAACTAA
- a CDS encoding serine O-acetyltransferase — MPEYTAIQKDFYRESGKWLSPFGIWKKCINPNLHYLFVLRKAQKYQKKSVPGLFWRFILRHYQIKYGFQIYPETQIGEGLYLGHWGALVINPKAKIGKNCNIAQGVTIGQQNRGKNEGYPVIGDEVWIGTNAVIVGSVSIGKNVLIAPNAYVNFDVPDDSMVMGNPGKIYPAENATEGYINNKI; from the coding sequence ATGCCAGAGTATACAGCCATACAGAAAGATTTTTACAGGGAAAGCGGAAAATGGCTTTCCCCATTTGGGATTTGGAAAAAGTGCATCAATCCTAATCTGCATTATCTCTTTGTCCTTAGAAAAGCTCAAAAATACCAGAAAAAATCTGTTCCCGGTTTATTCTGGAGATTTATTTTAAGACATTATCAGATCAAATACGGATTTCAGATTTATCCTGAAACGCAGATTGGAGAAGGTTTATATCTCGGACATTGGGGAGCATTGGTCATCAATCCTAAAGCGAAAATCGGTAAAAACTGTAATATCGCTCAAGGGGTAACTATCGGACAACAGAACAGAGGTAAAAATGAAGGATACCCTGTTATTGGTGATGAAGTATGGATAGGTACCAATGCCGTTATTGTAGGCAGCGTAAGCATAGGAAAGAATGTTTTGATTGCTCCTAATGCATACGTTAATTTTGATGTTCCTGATGACTCTATGGTCATGGGAAATCCAGGCAAGATTTACCCTGCAGAAAATGCCACTGAGGGATATATTAATAACAAAATTTAG
- a CDS encoding glycosyltransferase, translating to MPEKKKILIRIGSLRHGGAEKVLINFLKNLPKDKYEVDLLINLYTGMYIQEVPSWVKLHYLLKGEMITTNRPHEIPVKAFRVLYQKMFLLFPSLLYKFILKNKKYDVEIAAIHGMYKEVLSSPQKESKKIVWVQNDIFNLKEYTPEVIRQFFKFDRILVISNKLKEEMQKLARNEKEKEAVTKIFNPIDSQDTLQKAEVKINDYPFSKNLPTFVTIGTVYPQKGYDRLLDVHKKLMDEGLKHQIIIIGDGFDFENIQTKLNQLGLQETVKMLGFRSNPYPYLKQSDFYIMSSRHEGFPTIIAEALILNKPVVSTDVSGIKDLLQDGKLGLITPNSEEGIYDGMKQFLTNREFSGQYEREIAHTELPFVLEKSVAHLQEIIDHV from the coding sequence ATGCCTGAAAAAAAGAAAATTCTCATTAGAATCGGTTCCCTGCGCCATGGTGGTGCAGAAAAAGTTCTGATTAACTTTCTCAAAAACCTTCCCAAAGATAAATACGAAGTTGATCTTCTGATTAATCTGTATACCGGAATGTACATCCAAGAAGTCCCGTCATGGGTAAAATTGCACTATCTACTGAAAGGGGAAATGATTACGACCAACAGACCTCATGAAATTCCTGTAAAGGCATTTAGGGTACTTTATCAGAAAATGTTCCTGTTATTCCCTTCCCTTCTTTATAAATTCATCCTAAAGAATAAAAAATATGATGTCGAGATAGCGGCTATCCATGGGATGTACAAAGAAGTATTATCCAGTCCGCAAAAGGAATCCAAAAAAATCGTATGGGTACAGAATGACATCTTCAATCTGAAAGAATATACTCCTGAAGTAATCAGACAGTTTTTCAAATTTGACAGAATTCTTGTCATTTCCAACAAACTGAAAGAGGAAATGCAGAAACTGGCCCGGAATGAGAAAGAAAAAGAAGCTGTTACTAAGATCTTCAACCCCATTGACTCACAAGATACCCTTCAGAAAGCTGAAGTTAAAATCAACGATTATCCTTTTTCCAAAAATCTTCCAACCTTTGTAACTATTGGTACAGTATATCCTCAAAAGGGTTATGACAGACTTTTGGATGTCCATAAAAAATTAATGGATGAAGGCTTGAAACATCAGATCATCATTATTGGTGATGGATTTGATTTTGAAAATATCCAGACAAAGCTTAATCAATTGGGGCTTCAGGAGACTGTAAAAATGCTGGGTTTCAGAAGTAATCCCTATCCATATCTTAAGCAATCAGATTTCTATATCATGTCATCCCGCCATGAAGGGTTTCCTACCATTATTGCAGAAGCTCTTATCCTGAATAAACCTGTTGTTTCTACCGATGTTTCAGGAATAAAAGATCTCCTTCAGGATGGAAAATTAGGTCTTATTACACCTAACTCTGAGGAAGGAATTTATGACGGAATGAAACAATTCTTAACCAACAGAGAATTTTCAGGGCAATATGAAAGAGAAATAGCTCATACAGAACTTCCGTTTGTGCTTGAAAAATCAGTAGCACATCTTCAGGAAATCATTGATCATGTATAA
- a CDS encoding acyltransferase: MIFIYRIILKIHTTYQYLIKRIYLKICIAKGLKVGKNVRLVEVPELGTEPFLIEIGDETTLSNNVRFINHDGGYNALHFFEKYKDVRAFGRIKIGKQCFIGADTIIMLGSEIGDNCVLGAGSILTSSMPNGTVYAGIPAKFICTIEEYGDKALKNNVMYPRELESDRPKLEAYVKEHLPHTYKPIKK; encoded by the coding sequence ATGATATTTATATATCGTATCATATTAAAAATTCATACCACTTATCAATATCTTATCAAGAGAATCTATCTCAAAATTTGTATTGCTAAAGGATTAAAGGTAGGAAAAAATGTTCGTTTAGTAGAAGTTCCTGAATTAGGAACGGAACCTTTTTTAATTGAAATAGGCGACGAAACAACACTTTCTAATAATGTTAGATTTATTAATCATGACGGTGGCTATAATGCCTTACATTTTTTCGAAAAATATAAAGATGTAAGAGCTTTTGGCCGTATAAAAATCGGAAAGCAATGCTTTATCGGGGCAGACACTATCATTATGCTCGGCTCAGAAATAGGTGACAACTGTGTATTGGGAGCAGGTTCTATTTTGACTTCCTCTATGCCAAATGGAACAGTTTATGCAGGGATTCCTGCAAAATTCATTTGCACTATTGAAGAATATGGTGACAAAGCATTAAAAAACAATGTCATGTATCCAAGAGAGCTTGAATCAGACAGGCCTAAACTGGAAGCTTATGTCAAAGAACACCTCCCTCATACTTATAAACCTATAAAAAAATAG